A segment of the Streptomyces sp. XD-27 genome:
AAGGGGCGGGGTGGGGGTGAGAGCACCGCGCGCGGCCGTCCCACCCGCACTCGCCAACCCCGAGCAGAGGAGCACCCCGTGAGCGACAGACCCCACGCACACCGCCCGTCGACCGGCCCCGCGCGGCGCGGCCTGCTCGCCGCCGGGGCGGCCACCGCGGCGTTCGGCCTCGCGGCGGGCCGCGCGGCCGCGGTCGGCGCGGCACCGGCACCCGCACCCGCACCCGCACGGACTGCCGCCGACCTCCAGCCGTACGCCTCGTACTGGTTCCCCGGCAGCCTGCCGAGCGGCACCCCGGACCCCGGTGTCGTCTGGCGCAGCCTCAAGGAATGGACGCCCGAGTCCGACGGGGACCTGCCGTACAACACGGCGACCGTGCCCCTGGCCGATCGCTTCGCGCCCGTACCCCCGAACGCCACCGCCCGCGCCGGGCAGGCCCGCGTCCAGGCGCTCGCCGCGTTCGCGCCGACCTCGCGCAACCCCTCCCAGGGCGCGCCGACAGCGGACTGCTACGCGCTCACCCACTGGGCGTACCTCGACGAGCTCGTCTTCTGGGGCGGCTCCTCCGGTGAGGGCCTGATCCTGGCGCCCAACGCGCCCGTGGTGGACGCCGCGCACCGCAACGGGGTGCCGGTCCTGGGCACCGTGTTTCTGCCGCCCGCGGCGTACGGCGGGCAGCTGCGATGGACCCGGGACCTGGTGCGGCGCGGCGCGGACGGCGGGTTCCCGGTCGCGGACAAGCTGATCGCGGTGGCGCGGGCGTACGGGTTCGACGGCTGGTTCGTCAACGCCGAGACCGGCGGCGGGGACGCGGCGCTCGCGGCCGACATGCGCGGCTTCCTGCGCCATCTGCGGGAGCGGTCCGGCGGGCTGCGGGTGACCTGGTACGACTCCATGATCGACACCGGCGCGGTGAGCTGGCAGAACCGGCTCAACGAGCGCAACGCCGACTTCTTCCGGGCGTCCGACAGCATGTTCGTGAACTTCGGCTGGAGCCGGTCGGGGCTGGCCGCCTCCGCCGGGCTGGCCACGGACATGGGCCGCGACCGCTACGAGCTGTGGGCCGGGATCGACACCGAGGCGCGCGGCTGGGACACCCCGGTCGACTGGGACGCGATCGTCCCGCCGGACGGGCCGCACGTGGTGTCGTACGGCTTCTACCGGCCCGAGTGGACCTGGACCGGCCTGCCGTCGGACCAGCGCACGCCCGCCGCCTTCCACGCCCGCGACGACCGGTTCTGGACCGGGCCGTCGCTGGATCCGTCCGCGCCCGACGCAGGCGCGTCCTGGCGGGCGCCCGCGCTCTCCGTCGCCGACCGGTCCACGGTGACCGCGCTGCCGTTCGCGTGCGCCTTCAACACCGGGCACGGGCTGCGCTGGTACGAGCGCGGCAAGGTGCTCTCCGAGACCCCGTGGAACCATCTGGGGCTCCAGGACCGGCTGCCCGGCCGCCGCTGGGTGGTGCGGACCGCGGGCACCCGGCCGCGGGTCGGCTTCGACTTCGCCGACGCGTGGCGCGGCGGCAGCAGTCTGCTGGTGGACGGCGCGCTGGCCGCCCCCGCCACCGTCGAACTGCATGCGGTGCGGCTGCCGCTGTCGGAGGCGACGGTGGTGGAGCTGACGCACCGCGCCGACGCCGGTTCGGCGGCGGTGCGGGTGGAGTTGGCGGTCGCGCTGGAGGAGCCGGGCGCCCCCGGGGAGCCGTACCGGTTCGCCTTCGTACCGGCGGGGACCCTGGCGGCGGGCGACGGTTGGACCTCGGTGACACTGCGGCCGGGGCGGCGGCTGCGGGGCCCGCTCGGCGACCCGCGCACCGTCACGGTCCACGCGCTGGGCGTGCGGCTGACCGCGCCCGGCGGCGGCGCCGTCCGCTGGCGGCTGGGCGCGCTGGCGGTGCGTGACGCCGCCCCCGCCGGCCCGGCGCGTCCGGGTGCGTGCAAGGTGGCGGCGGCGGGGAAGAATGCGGACGGGTCGGCCGCGCTGCGGCTGGTCTGGGGCCGCTCCCCCGGTCCGCTGCGCCACTACGAGTTGTGTCAGGTGCTGCCCGGCGGGGGCCGCCGGTTCCTCGGCGGCACGTGCGGCACCGCCTTCTACGTCCCCGCGCTGCGCCGTACGCGCGGCGAAGCGGTGACCCGGATCGAGGTGCGGGCTGTCGACGAGCTGTTCGCCCCGTCCGCGCCGTCCGTTGCCACGTACACCTGGTAGCCCACCCAAGGAGCCGTATGCACAGCGACCGCGACGTCACCGAAGCCCGTCTCAAGCGTGTGCTGGAGGAGAGGATCCTCCCGGCCGTCCACCCCGAGTCCGTGCCGCTGGAGGTCGGGGTCTGGAACGCGCCGGACGAGCCCGTGCCCGTCGCCGAGGGGCTGGCCGCCCCGCGGACCCCGATCACGGTGGGCGACGCGTGGGGCCGCCGTGGGGCACCAGCTGGTTCACCGTCAGCGGGCGGGTGCCCGAGGGCTGGGCGGGCCGCACCGTGGAGGCCCTGCTGGACCTGGGCTTCGACGAGAACATGCCCGGCTTCCAGTGCGAGGGGCTGGTCTACCGGCCGGACGGCTCACCGGTGAAGGGGCTCAACCCGC
Coding sequences within it:
- a CDS encoding endo-beta-N-acetylglucosaminidase, with the protein product MSDRPHAHRPSTGPARRGLLAAGAATAAFGLAAGRAAAVGAAPAPAPAPARTAADLQPYASYWFPGSLPSGTPDPGVVWRSLKEWTPESDGDLPYNTATVPLADRFAPVPPNATARAGQARVQALAAFAPTSRNPSQGAPTADCYALTHWAYLDELVFWGGSSGEGLILAPNAPVVDAAHRNGVPVLGTVFLPPAAYGGQLRWTRDLVRRGADGGFPVADKLIAVARAYGFDGWFVNAETGGGDAALAADMRGFLRHLRERSGGLRVTWYDSMIDTGAVSWQNRLNERNADFFRASDSMFVNFGWSRSGLAASAGLATDMGRDRYELWAGIDTEARGWDTPVDWDAIVPPDGPHVVSYGFYRPEWTWTGLPSDQRTPAAFHARDDRFWTGPSLDPSAPDAGASWRAPALSVADRSTVTALPFACAFNTGHGLRWYERGKVLSETPWNHLGLQDRLPGRRWVVRTAGTRPRVGFDFADAWRGGSSLLVDGALAAPATVELHAVRLPLSEATVVELTHRADAGSAAVRVELAVALEEPGAPGEPYRFAFVPAGTLAAGDGWTSVTLRPGRRLRGPLGDPRTVTVHALGVRLTAPGGGAVRWRLGALAVRDAAPAGPARPGACKVAAAGKNADGSAALRLVWGRSPGPLRHYELCQVLPGGGRRFLGGTCGTAFYVPALRRTRGEAVTRIEVRAVDELFAPSAPSVATYTW